Within the Salvia hispanica cultivar TCC Black 2014 chromosome 4, UniMelb_Shisp_WGS_1.0, whole genome shotgun sequence genome, the region CCCAAATTCAAGAGTGTTACCATTTTAAACTAAGTAACGATGGATAATTTCCCAAACAGGGCCGCCTTTGAGTATAAATAGAAATACGGCCCAACTGAAAATTCTTGTTGGGCCTTCGGTAAAAATCcagattttcaatttatttttattaattttcagattttcaaaaaaataccTCAATTATAAAGAGATAATActatctaaaaaataatattttaaaaaataaaaagtattatttcctcggtcccaactaagttgagtcgtataaTATCCCAACTAAGTTTCTTATCCcgtattgaaaatttttgccTCAACCTAATTGGACCAAAAGAATACCTTTTAATGTAAAAGGACTTAGAACGAGCTGATTTTACTAGAGCACACTGCGCACACACACTTGTCAAATTCAAttgtactctctccatccatGATTAAATGTTTCATAATCGAtcgacatgaattttaagaaattgttcgACATAAAGTCATAAAACAAACCTACTAGCAAATTAGTAAAACACTTCcaccaattattttattaaaaaacaaacccAATGACACATATTACATATACCACTCTCACAtggtagtactatataatttaatttcatcatcttcttcaaagcAAACCATCTCATCTAAACTCAAATGAACCCACGCCTCAATCCCACCACCATCTTTATCATTCACGAGCACCGTCGCCCTCTCATACGGCACCCGCGCTATCCCCACCGACGCCGGCTTCCCCCACCCGAAGTCCGCATCGTACAACCCGAACTTACCCCAATCACTAAAACTCAAGTAACTCATCTCCGACTCCGAGCTCATCGCCCCTTCGATCAGGCCCGCCTCCGCCCCGATAACGACGTCCTCGTACCCACCCGACAGCAGCCTAGCGCAGTCGGAGACGGTCTTCTCGATGGCTTCGCTCATCGCACACGCGATTTCCTCAAGTCCCAAACCGTCCGCACCGTGCGAACACTTTGCCACGGCGTTCAAAGCGAGGTTTCCGCATGAGTGGATGGGGAGAGGAGGGGCGGTTCTCGGCCGCATGTTGACGGCCTGAATGATGACGGAAGGCCTCGGGCGGCCGTGTTTCGTTGTGTCGATGCGGATCATGGCTTTGGCTATGACCGCGGAGACGAGACGAACCTTGGAGAAGATGGTGTTGTTGAAGGCTTGTTTTGGGTTTAGTTTTGATCTCAGATTTGTTATTGATTCTTTCTTGAATGAGAAACGCTTTGAAACGATGGTGGTGGTTTGATGATTGGTTTCTGATGGCTTCATTTCACCATAGTAACTTCGTTTCCTACCTggataaatgtaaatatatataagtcggtttgtattaaaatgacaacacctcttaaagtgacaccgtgacatcatatatacaacaatattataaacgctacacagcaatcttgtgtagcgtttataatattgctgaccaagaaaaattgttgtataatgTATACCATATTGTTGGCCGtcttttttagatttttttttgccacgtggcagcttattattcgtccacgtgtacaaatgattggctaggtatgatgttattttaagaggtgatggcaccctaacactcccctatataagttttactaattattaaccttaattacaaaaattaagcCAAAACTATTTGAAATACAGAAGGACTCACAAACACATTAATTCTTCTAGATTAATGGTAAGGAGTGTGCTAAATAACATATtggaattaaagaaaaaaatagtttgtCGACAAAATAATGACTTATTCTTATCATTTTGTGACGTCCACTgtttaaaaattcattttttttaaataagtgaACCTTGTATTCTATTAAATCATTACACTCATACTCATGCACGtatcattataaaactaatatacaaaaaagaaattcatactttttctcaactactatttattttctttcatgaaattaaagaatttcttaaatttacaCTAAGTCAAAATAGATCTTTAAAACGTGGACAAATAGAGTAATTTGTAATACAATtcacattatttttcaatatgtCTAGTCAATCATAGTACTTTGGGGACAGttagttttatactccacaaaattggtaaaatatgaaagaaataaaaaaaaaaaaaagtggagtATTATTAGCAGATATTGAGACCCGAaggtaattaattttgatggacatcccaaaataaaaaaaggaaaactatttttaaggaatggatgaagtaatttttaaataaattcaaatagaaaaataaacaaaatttgtgattaGCTAGACACAACTACGTGACAGTTACGTCCGAACcatcaaatttttatgataGAAGGTcaaaagtataattaaaaagaataaaatttgttacCAGGAAACAACAAATGAGAATCAAAGTTGGGAACAACACCGATCCCTTCTTCTCCCAAAAAATTCTTGCTAGCATTCGACCAAGCCGCAATAAACGTCCCAATCGAAGAAGCATCGAAAACCTTATGCGAAACACTAACACCGACAGCCAAGgccccacatttcactaactcagtGACCTGAACCGATAGCAGCGGAtcagtggggcccatgaacTGGTCCCCTCGTCGCAGAAGAAGATCGTCCACCTCCACATCGTCGCCCTCAGCTACCGCTTCGACAAACTCGGCGCCCTGGTCAACGCAGTCAAAGCTGAAGTCCTCGTCGATGTATCTTCCCGCGAGAGGGTAGAATCGCGGCAGGATCCTCGACAAGGACTCTTCGAGCACGTTGGCTGGTTTCGTTGTCGGGTTTGCGTGGTAGAAGAGGACGACGCCGTTGTTTGACGGCGGGTTGAGCTCGTCTATGAATGAGAGTTTGTAGTTGTGGAGGTTTTGGGGAGTTGGAGTGCTTGGTTTTATCAACTTTCTTCTTACTATGTTGATCTTCTTCATGtttggacaaaaaaaaaaaaaaaactgctACTACTATTTCTTCTTTAAGTTTGAGGGAATTGTTTTGCTACATCTTTGTTATTGATTCATGTATGGTATGCTACTGTTGATCAAGATATGCTGGTGAGATTACCAAAATCTCcctgaaaaattatattttcttctcaaggaattttattgaaaaagtaGGGACATTATTGTCCAAGTCAACCATAGGCGTCACATCAAATAAGTGAGCCTAAATACAACAAATGatgttaaattatttcaacttGGTGGGGCCAACCCCAAGCACTCCAacgaaaatattttatgaatgagTCAAAGTTGACTAAAGTGATTGCGATTCTTCCGTCAGCATGAAAGCAGggtttgattaatttatgtgGCAGATTATTGAATATAATCACTACATTCTAATAACGAAACGTGTgaataaattccaattttgGCCTTAAAAATCAACCAAATCGTATTAAGGTTTCATcccaaaatcaattaattatagaaaatacGGCCCAAATGAAAATTCTTGTTGAGCCATCGGTATAACTCcagattttcaatttattttaataatctatatatttCTAAAGAATGCCTCAATTacaaagagatgaaaaaaaaattattttaataaattagttccaactaaattgagtcaCATTCAATTTTTGAGATGTCCTAacaaaattgagttatttatttatattaaaaataaaacattgaatcacttttactttatttcatcgtCACTTTATTCatatctcctattttatttatttcatttaatcaaTTCAACATAGTTTCTTAATCTCACACCTAAATTTTTTGCCTCAACTTAGCTggaaacggagggaatatCTTTTAATGTAGAAGGACTTAGACCAAACCGATATCACCAGAGCACGTGACTGCACACACTTGTCAAGTTCGATTGTATTTTTCATAAGAATCATTAATAAAACAAGGTTATTAGTCCCTTCGTCCCTCTGTAGTAGAAgcgtttcttttcagcacgagatttaagaaattgtgttaaaagtgaattgagtgaaggaagaataaagtaggaaagaaaaaggtagagagatgaagagagaataaagcaacagaagtaaagtaaaagagaagaaaagttGGTGCTTTTAACCAAAataggaaatgactcaactacagTAAGACAACCtaaaaagaatacgactcagctacagagggacagagagagtactgGCTAACATTACATATAAACTAGCAAACTAAAACACTTCCACCAACTATTCTACTAAAATCCAAACGTCGTACTCCTTCTGTCACAATTaagttgagacaaaattttgggcacgaagattaataaattggattgaaaagtaggagagaagaataaagtaagaaagataaagataTTGTAAAGTagataatagaataaaataagagtcaatggatgttttgttttttttgttaaaaaggaaaataactcaacttagttgagacaTTTCAAGTAGGATtatgactcaacttaattgggacagatgagatattatatattaggagtactataaaatttaatttcatcatcTTCCTCGAAGCAAACCATATCATCTAAACTCAAATGAACCCACGCCTCAATCCCACCACCATCTCTATCATTCACGAGCACCGTCACCCTCTCATACGGCACCCGCGCCATCCCCACCGACACCGGCTTCCCCCACCCGAAATCCGCATCGTACAACCCGAACCTACTCCAATCACTAAACCACAAATCATTCACCTCCGAGCTCTTCAGCCCTTCGATCAGACCCGCCTCCGCCTCGATAACCACCTCCTCGTATCCACGAGACGCCAATTTATCGCAGTCGGAAGCAGTCTTTTCGATGGCGTCGCTCATCACGCATGCGATTTCTTCGAGTCCCAAACCGGCCGCACCGTGCGGACACTTTGCCACGGCGTGCAAAGCGAGGTTTCCGCATGAGTGTTTGGGGAGAGGAGGGGCGGTTCTCGGCCGCATGTCTACGGCCTGAATGATGAGGGAAGGCCTCGGGCGGCTGTGTTTCGTTGCGTCGATGCGGATTAAGGCCTTGGCGATGACGGCGGAGACGAGACGAACCTTCGAGAAGGTTTCTTTTGGGTTCAGTTTTGATCTCAGGTTTTTTATTGATTCCTTTTTGAATGAGAAACGCTTTGAAacgatggtggtggtggtttCTGATGGCTTCGTTTCAGAAAAGTAACTTCGTTTCTTACCtggaaatatagaaatataaatccttattattttcctttattgCAAAAATTAAGCCCTAATGAGTAATGAGATCTTgttaataattgtaaaatgTACGTTGAAAAAGGTACTATTAGAATACAGAAGGGCTCACaaacacattaattaaaagGAGTATTTAACTCTCTTAAAGTATACTCCATCCGCCTGTGAAATTAATGTTGTCTAAGTTTGACTTGCCACGGggtttaagaaatatataaaaaaattgaatagaaaaagttagtagaatgtgtatccaatatttataaatatattagttttataataagtTAATGGAAAGTGGAgttcatttaccaaaaataggaaaaaacaaaatggacaatatttcat harbors:
- the LOC125221475 gene encoding pelargonidin 3-O-(6-caffeoylglucoside) 5-O-(6-O-malonylglucoside) 4'''-malonyltransferase-like — translated: MKKINIVRRKLIKPSTPTPQNLHNYKLSFIDELNPPSNNGVVLFYHANPTTKPANVLEESLSRILPRFYPLAGRYIDEDFSFDCVDQGAEFVEAVAEGDDVEVDDLLLRRGDQFMGPTDPLLSVQVTELVKCGALAVGVSVSHKVFDASSIGTFIAAWSNASKNFLGEEGIGVVPNFDSHLLFPGRKRSYYGEMKPSETNHQTTTIVSKRFSFKKESITNLRSKLNPKQAFNNTIFSKVRLVSAVIAKAMIRIDTTKHGRPRPSVIIQAVNMRPRTAPPLPIHSCGNLALNAVAKCSHGADGLGLEEIACAMSEAIEKTVSDCARLLSGGYEDVVIGAEAGLIEGAMSSESEMSYLSFSDWGKFGLYDADFGWGKPASVGIARVPYERATVLVNDKDGGGIEAWVHLSLDEMVCFEEDDEIKLYSTTM
- the LOC125218095 gene encoding pelargonidin 3-O-(6-caffeoylglucoside) 5-O-(6-O-malonylglucoside) 4'''-malonyltransferase-like, whose translation is MKKINIVRRKLIKPSTPTPQNLKNYKLSFKDELSPPSNVGVVLFYRSNPKQANVLEESLSGILPRFYPLAGRYIKEDFSVDCVDQGAEFVEAVADADDVEADDLLPRQGDRFAGPTDALLSVQITELVKCGGLAVGVSVSHRIFDASSIGTFIAAWSNASKILRGEEGIIVVPTFDPHLLFPGKKRSYFSETKPSETTTTIVSKRFSFKKESIKNLRSKLNPKETFSKVRLVSAVIAKALIRIDATKHSRPRPSLIIQAVDMRPRTAPPLPKHSCGNLALHAVAKCPHGAAGLGLEEIACVMSDAIEKTASDCDKLASRGYEEVVIEAEAGLIEGLKSSEVNDLWFSDWSRFGLYDADFGWGKPVSVGMARVPYERVTVLVNDRDGGGIEAWVHLSLDDMVCFEEDDEIKFYSTPNI